A genomic region of Desulfonatronum thiodismutans contains the following coding sequences:
- a CDS encoding pirin family protein, producing MRRSIEQIFFGEPVTEGAGVKLHRAFGYYEAELFDPFLMLDDFRSDRPEDYLKGFPWHPHRGIETITYVLKGDVEHGDSLGNTGITSSGDVQWMTAGSGIIHQEMPKGDAHGSMHGFQLWANLPADQKMIEPQYRDITVADIPEVETANGTRIKIIAGTVGDVSGPVDDVVVAPEYLDCTIPPNTEFIHPTRRGFTAFIYVIGGAGTVNGTAVANQQVVLFEDGDELAVVAGEAPLRMLLLTGKPLNEPIAWRGPIVMNTKQELDRAFQDLHDETFIKHPPRHLEHHQADAR from the coding sequence ATGCGCAGATCCATTGAGCAGATATTTTTTGGAGAGCCGGTTACCGAAGGAGCGGGCGTGAAGCTGCACCGCGCTTTTGGGTACTACGAGGCGGAGTTGTTCGACCCGTTTCTGATGCTGGACGATTTCCGTTCAGACCGTCCCGAAGACTACTTGAAGGGCTTTCCCTGGCATCCGCACCGGGGAATCGAAACCATCACCTACGTGCTCAAGGGCGATGTGGAGCATGGCGACAGCCTGGGCAACACCGGGATCACCTCTTCGGGGGACGTCCAGTGGATGACCGCCGGAAGCGGGATCATTCACCAGGAAATGCCCAAGGGCGACGCCCACGGCTCTATGCACGGGTTTCAGCTCTGGGCCAATCTTCCGGCGGATCAAAAAATGATCGAGCCGCAATACAGGGACATTACGGTCGCGGATATTCCGGAGGTGGAAACCGCAAACGGCACGCGGATCAAGATCATCGCCGGAACCGTGGGCGATGTTTCCGGCCCGGTGGACGACGTGGTGGTGGCCCCGGAATACTTGGACTGTACCATCCCGCCGAACACGGAATTCATCCATCCCACCCGGCGCGGCTTCACGGCCTTCATCTACGTGATCGGCGGAGCGGGCACGGTGAACGGCACGGCCGTGGCCAACCAACAGGTGGTGTTATTTGAGGACGGGGACGAATTGGCGGTGGTCGCCGGTGAAGCCCCCCTGCGGATGCTCCTTCTGACCGGCAAGCCCTTGAACGAACCCATTGCCTGGCGCGGCCCCATCGTCATGAACACCAAGCAGGAACTGGACCGAGCGTTCCAGGATCTGCACGACGAAACCTTCATCAAGCATCCCCCGCGTCACCTGGAGCATCATCAGGCAGACGCCCGCTGA
- a CDS encoding EamA family transporter: MLWAVLALGTAFFEAVKDALSKGQLILGDEYLLAWSYCVFALPLTGAYLWWEGIPAIGSDFGWALGAGVALNLVAVTLYMRAIKASELSLTLPMLTFTPLFMLITSPLILGEFPDRWGGLGMLLIISGAYLLNLRPTSTGLGANNEISLSAPFRALWNDPGPRVMLLVAFIWSFTANLDKVGVTNSSPAFWLFCFFMAMSIGLSPVVLIKSRRPVLRLRQNFRALFLVGLFGSLALVLQMWALTLTLAAYVVSIKRMSVVFGVVFGHVMFGEKDLTHKLLCATLMVAGVGLIALN, translated from the coding sequence ATGCTCTGGGCCGTACTGGCATTGGGCACGGCCTTTTTCGAGGCGGTCAAGGACGCGCTGAGCAAGGGGCAACTGATCCTGGGAGATGAATATCTCCTGGCGTGGTCCTACTGCGTTTTCGCCCTGCCCCTGACCGGGGCCTACCTCTGGTGGGAGGGGATTCCGGCCATCGGAAGCGACTTCGGCTGGGCCCTGGGGGCCGGGGTTGCCCTGAACCTGGTCGCCGTGACCCTCTACATGCGGGCGATCAAGGCTTCGGAATTGTCCCTGACCCTGCCCATGCTCACCTTCACTCCGCTGTTCATGCTGATCACCTCGCCGCTGATCCTGGGCGAATTTCCCGATCGCTGGGGCGGACTGGGCATGCTTCTGATCATCTCCGGGGCCTACCTGTTGAACCTCAGACCAACCTCCACAGGCCTCGGAGCCAACAACGAGATAAGTTTGTCGGCCCCTTTCCGGGCCTTGTGGAACGATCCCGGCCCACGGGTCATGCTTCTTGTGGCCTTCATCTGGAGCTTCACCGCCAATCTGGACAAGGTCGGGGTGACCAACTCCTCGCCGGCTTTCTGGCTGTTCTGTTTTTTCATGGCCATGAGTATTGGCCTTTCGCCGGTGGTTCTGATCAAGTCCCGCCGTCCAGTTCTCCGGCTGCGACAAAATTTCCGGGCGCTTTTTCTGGTGGGGTTGTTCGGCTCACTGGCCCTGGTGCTCCAGATGTGGGCCTTGACCCTGACCCTGGCGGCCTATGTGGTTTCCATCAAACGGATGAGCGTGGTCTTCGGGGTTGTTTTCGGTCACGTCATGTTCGGCGAAAAAGACCTCACCCACAAACTTCTCTGCGCGACCCTGATGGTCGCCGGAGTGGGGTTGATAGCCTTGAACTGA
- a CDS encoding cation diffusion facilitator family transporter, whose protein sequence is MSLLQTPARYALVSVAASLVTMGLKFGAFWMTGSVSIFSDAAESVINLVAGLIAFIALLIAARPADKHHTYGHDKVEYFASGVEGTLILVAAATIFITSVQRLFAPVPLDSLGWGMAVLVLAAAINLGAARVLMHGACKHDSITLEADAKHLMTDVWTSLAVVVGIGVIIVAPEEWLFLDPLIAMAVAVNILRAGVDLLRRSWNGLMDHTLPTEEIQIITEALQAQAPDAPFHGLRSRKSGSRRFIDVHLLLPGRCSVQEAHELCDRIEKLVESRLNNTSLTIHVEPVEDDASWDGHCIGGVANDGSDQKAQLPNNLQPSDEKQGG, encoded by the coding sequence ATGTCCCTGCTGCAAACCCCCGCCCGCTACGCCCTGGTGTCCGTGGCCGCTTCCCTGGTGACCATGGGCCTGAAGTTTGGGGCCTTCTGGATGACCGGCTCGGTGAGCATCTTTTCAGATGCCGCGGAGTCCGTGATCAACCTCGTGGCCGGACTGATCGCCTTCATCGCGCTGCTCATCGCGGCCCGTCCGGCGGACAAACACCACACCTACGGCCACGACAAGGTGGAGTACTTCGCCAGCGGGGTGGAGGGAACCCTGATCCTCGTGGCCGCGGCGACCATCTTCATCACCTCGGTGCAGCGCCTGTTCGCCCCCGTCCCCTTGGACAGCCTGGGCTGGGGCATGGCGGTCCTGGTTCTGGCCGCGGCCATCAACCTGGGCGCGGCCAGGGTTCTGATGCACGGCGCGTGCAAGCACGACAGCATCACCCTGGAGGCGGACGCCAAACATCTGATGACCGACGTCTGGACCTCCCTGGCCGTGGTTGTCGGCATCGGGGTGATTATCGTCGCCCCGGAGGAATGGCTTTTTCTCGACCCCCTGATCGCCATGGCCGTGGCCGTGAACATTTTGCGCGCCGGCGTGGACCTGCTGCGCCGCTCCTGGAACGGGTTGATGGATCACACCTTGCCGACCGAGGAAATCCAAATCATCACCGAGGCCCTGCAAGCCCAGGCCCCGGATGCTCCCTTCCACGGCCTGCGCTCCCGCAAGTCCGGCTCCCGGCGGTTCATCGACGTGCATCTGCTGCTGCCCGGAAGGTGCAGCGTCCAGGAAGCGCATGAACTTTGCGACAGGATCGAAAAACTGGTCGAATCGCGGTTGAACAACACCAGTCTGACCATCCACGTGGAGCCCGTGGAGGACGACGCCTCCTGGGACGGACACTGCATCGGCGGGGTGGCCAACGACGGCTCGGACCAGAAAGCGCAACTTCCCAACAATCTTCAGCCGTCAGACGAAAAACAAGGAGGATGA
- a CDS encoding SDR family NAD(P)-dependent oxidoreductase: MHELHGKTLLLTGASMGIGRALAVALTGEGVNLVINARSGNLLQETRELCTGQGRTSNAVVDVVGDASKTETVDAMLKAAQKIGNFQGFIHAAGILHPGPYVWELSDTDFLAVFQANVMAAHQLIRGCLPLLLEQGSGLAVFFGSGAAEKTQPGIAAYCAAKAAEEHLSRQLAAEAPEITSLVYRPGIVETRMQVQARESEGGAAQKLQAVFRPWKEQGQLMTPEQSAAGLVRLLAANPRRLHGKTWDVRDL, translated from the coding sequence ATGCACGAACTACACGGAAAAACCTTGCTGCTCACCGGCGCGTCCATGGGCATCGGGCGGGCATTGGCCGTGGCTCTGACCGGGGAGGGGGTGAATCTGGTGATCAACGCCCGAAGCGGGAACCTTTTGCAGGAGACACGAGAGTTGTGCACCGGGCAGGGGAGAACGTCCAATGCAGTGGTGGACGTCGTCGGCGACGCTTCCAAAACCGAGACCGTGGATGCCATGCTGAAAGCCGCGCAAAAGATTGGGAATTTCCAGGGCTTCATCCACGCCGCCGGAATTCTGCATCCAGGGCCGTACGTCTGGGAGCTGTCGGACACGGACTTCCTGGCCGTATTTCAGGCCAACGTCATGGCCGCCCATCAGTTGATTCGCGGCTGTCTGCCCCTGCTACTGGAACAGGGGAGCGGGCTGGCGGTTTTCTTCGGTTCCGGGGCCGCGGAAAAGACCCAGCCGGGCATCGCGGCCTACTGCGCGGCTAAGGCCGCGGAAGAGCACCTGTCCCGCCAATTGGCCGCGGAGGCCCCGGAAATCACCTCGTTGGTTTACCGGCCGGGGATCGTGGAAACCCGGATGCAGGTCCAGGCCAGGGAATCAGAGGGCGGCGCGGCCCAAAAGCTCCAGGCCGTATTCCGACCGTGGAAGGAACAAGGACAGTTGATGACCCCGGAACAGTCCGCCGCCGGGTTGGTCAGATTGCTTGCCGCGAATCCGCGCCGTCTGCACGGCAAGACCTGGGACGTGCGGGATCTTTAG
- a CDS encoding M23 family metallopeptidase, translating into MMRRYASERLGMGLVLALGMLLFILSGFSAHAEERDLSQVHIQVPDRVGVGMPFFVRLSRPEGFQSASLRWLDKDVGPFAATPTGQGREAAVLLGVDLETPPGTHRLTGTVFTAQGPRAFSQDVLVHAREFPEQRLRVSREMVSPDAELLPRIERERRDARAVLERVSPVQHWEEPFTRPVQGSVSSAFGLRRFLNDQPRAPHRGVDLRGAEGTTVRAFSNGEVVLAGDHYFAGRSIYIDHGLGVVTQYIHLSEILVQEGDMVVAGQAIGEVGATGRVTGPHLHFGLSVLGMWVDPLPLLD; encoded by the coding sequence ATGATGCGACGGTACGCAAGCGAGCGGTTGGGCATGGGCTTGGTGTTGGCCCTTGGAATGCTGTTGTTCATCCTGTCCGGATTCTCGGCCCATGCGGAAGAGCGCGACTTATCCCAGGTCCACATCCAGGTTCCGGACCGGGTAGGCGTGGGCATGCCGTTTTTCGTCCGGCTTTCCAGGCCAGAGGGCTTTCAGAGTGCAAGCCTGCGCTGGCTGGACAAGGACGTTGGCCCCTTTGCAGCCACTCCGACCGGCCAGGGCCGGGAAGCGGCGGTCTTGCTGGGCGTCGACCTGGAAACCCCGCCGGGAACGCACCGGCTCACCGGGACCGTCTTCACGGCCCAGGGGCCACGCGCGTTCTCCCAGGACGTCCTTGTGCACGCCCGGGAGTTTCCTGAACAGCGGCTGCGGGTGTCCCGGGAGATGGTCTCTCCGGACGCCGAGCTGCTGCCCCGGATCGAACGGGAACGCCGGGACGCCAGGGCGGTCCTGGAACGGGTTTCCCCGGTCCAACACTGGGAAGAGCCTTTCACGCGCCCAGTCCAGGGCTCCGTCTCCAGCGCCTTCGGCCTGCGGCGCTTCCTCAATGATCAGCCCAGGGCCCCGCATCGCGGGGTGGATCTGCGCGGCGCGGAGGGCACGACGGTGCGGGCCTTCAGCAACGGAGAGGTGGTTTTGGCGGGCGACCACTATTTCGCGGGCCGCTCCATCTACATCGACCACGGCCTGGGCGTGGTCACCCAGTACATCCACCTGTCCGAAATCCTGGTTCAGGAAGGGGACATGGTCGTCGCCGGACAGGCCATCGGCGAGGTGGGTGCCACGGGACGGGTCACCGGGCCGCACCTGCACTTCGGGCTGAGCGTCCTGGGCATGTGGGTGGACCCCCTGCCACTGCTGGATTGA
- the xseA gene encoding exodeoxyribonuclease VII large subunit, with protein MPHIFSVRELTLAVKATLEGEFPLVWVRGQVSNLARPGSGHIYFTLKDNEATLAAVWFKSQQWQPAAVRDVLADGQEVICVGRLTVYAPRGTYQLVVEMVQDQGLGTLFVAFEALKMRLASEGYFDPARKRPLPPHPRRIAVITAPGGAALRDFLRLADERGFGASIRVHPVLVQGDQAPGQIIQALQEANIQSWAEVIVVIRGGGSLEDLWAFNNEDLARAVFISEIPVLTGIGHEVDTTIADLTADVRAATPSHAAQLLWPERRELAQTVDELENRLQTATRELLRRKEALLAGQEKALSWLSPRVRVLRALERLEGLERDLLRSGQTMLRDRRSALAQAASDLTRTMDARFWAARQTVLDQRLHELLAAGREAVRVRDHELAKLETVMSGLNPERPLEKGFCLVQSERTGNYVRDARDVRQGDLLRIVPRSGFIAARVQETRAERGE; from the coding sequence ATGCCCCACATTTTCTCCGTCCGTGAACTGACCCTGGCCGTGAAGGCTACGTTGGAGGGGGAGTTTCCGCTGGTTTGGGTGCGGGGGCAGGTTTCCAATTTGGCCCGGCCAGGGTCCGGGCACATCTATTTCACCCTGAAGGACAACGAGGCCACGCTGGCCGCGGTCTGGTTCAAGTCCCAGCAATGGCAGCCCGCGGCGGTTCGGGATGTCCTGGCCGATGGTCAGGAGGTGATCTGCGTCGGGCGGTTGACCGTGTACGCGCCGCGGGGCACCTACCAGCTCGTGGTGGAGATGGTTCAGGATCAGGGTTTGGGAACGCTGTTCGTGGCCTTTGAGGCCTTGAAGATGCGGCTGGCCTCGGAAGGATATTTTGATCCGGCCCGCAAGCGCCCCCTGCCGCCGCATCCCCGGCGGATCGCGGTGATCACGGCCCCTGGCGGCGCGGCCCTGCGGGATTTTCTGCGTCTGGCCGACGAGCGGGGTTTTGGCGCGTCCATCCGCGTCCATCCGGTCCTGGTCCAGGGCGACCAAGCCCCCGGCCAGATCATCCAGGCCTTGCAAGAGGCCAATATCCAGAGCTGGGCCGAGGTGATCGTGGTGATCCGCGGCGGCGGGTCCCTGGAGGATTTGTGGGCCTTCAACAACGAGGACCTGGCCAGGGCGGTCTTCATCTCCGAAATCCCGGTGCTCACGGGCATCGGCCATGAGGTGGACACGACCATCGCCGACCTGACCGCGGACGTGCGCGCCGCCACCCCCAGCCATGCGGCCCAGCTCCTGTGGCCGGAGCGGCGGGAACTGGCCCAGACCGTGGACGAGCTGGAAAACCGACTGCAAACCGCGACCCGGGAACTGCTGCGCCGCAAGGAAGCCCTGCTGGCCGGGCAGGAAAAGGCCCTGTCCTGGCTTTCCCCCAGGGTGCGGGTGTTGCGGGCCCTGGAGCGCCTGGAAGGGCTGGAGCGCGATCTGCTTCGCAGCGGCCAGACCATGCTCCGGGATCGCCGGTCCGCCCTGGCCCAGGCGGCTTCGGACCTGACCAGAACCATGGACGCCCGCTTCTGGGCCGCCAGACAAACGGTGCTGGATCAGCGCCTGCACGAGCTTCTGGCCGCGGGCCGGGAAGCCGTTCGCGTCCGGGATCACGAGTTGGCCAAGCTGGAAACCGTCATGAGCGGTCTGAACCCGGAGCGGCCTTTGGAAAAGGGCTTTTGTCTGGTCCAGTCGGAACGAACCGGAAACTACGTGCGGGATGCTCGGGATGTGCGCCAGGGAGATCTGTTGCGGATCGTACCCCGATCCGGGTTCATTGCCGCACGGGTGCAGGAAACACGGGCGGAGCGAGGAGAATGA
- a CDS encoding proline--tRNA ligase — translation MRWSQYYLPTLKEHPAEAEVVSHRLLMRAGMIRKLTSGIYTYLPLGLRCLDKVARIVREEMNRSGALEVFMPMVQPADLWKESGRWVVYGKELLRIQDRHGRDYCLGPTHEEVITDLIRGEIRSYRQLPVNLYQIQTKYRDEIRPRFGLMRGREFIMKDAYSFDRDDAGADKSYRTMYEAYMRIFTRFGMTFRAVEADSGAIGGSFSHEFMVLANTGEDTIAVCTACEFAANLEKAEAVVQGEGDDGECPPAEAVATPGKHTVEEVAEFLGVDPQAILKTLLYEADGRPVAALVRGDRELNEIKLKNVLNANELNLATPEQVQAWTGAPVGFAGPVDLHVDAIWADREVGLRRDWIVGANKADAHLRHVDLTRDAVIAGYVDLRQVTAQDPCPRCGAALELPKGIEVGHVFKLGTKYSEAMGARYLDENGKEQLIIMGCYGIGVSRIMAACLEQNHDDNGAQFPPPIAPFQIELILLGGKNPELVQQAVDLHDRLESMGFEVLLDDRDERPGVKFKDADLIGIPGQLILGEKGVARGVLEAKNRKTGERTELALDDLENQVRSWWRGILKDWDLSVH, via the coding sequence ATGCGCTGGAGCCAGTACTACCTGCCGACCCTGAAGGAACATCCGGCCGAAGCCGAGGTGGTCAGTCATCGTTTATTGATGCGCGCGGGCATGATCCGCAAGCTGACCTCCGGGATTTACACCTATCTGCCCCTGGGGCTGCGCTGCCTGGACAAGGTCGCCCGGATCGTGCGCGAGGAAATGAACCGGTCCGGGGCCTTGGAGGTGTTCATGCCCATGGTCCAGCCGGCGGACCTCTGGAAGGAGTCGGGGCGCTGGGTTGTGTACGGCAAGGAGTTGTTGCGCATTCAGGATCGGCACGGTCGGGACTACTGCCTGGGGCCGACCCATGAGGAGGTGATCACGGACCTGATTCGCGGGGAGATTCGCTCCTACCGGCAGTTGCCCGTGAATCTCTACCAGATCCAGACCAAGTACCGGGACGAGATCCGGCCCCGGTTCGGGCTGATGCGCGGGCGGGAGTTCATCATGAAGGACGCCTACTCCTTTGACCGGGACGACGCAGGCGCGGACAAGAGCTACCGGACCATGTACGAGGCCTACATGCGCATCTTTACGCGCTTCGGAATGACCTTCCGGGCCGTGGAAGCGGATTCCGGAGCCATCGGCGGCAGCTTTTCCCACGAATTCATGGTCCTGGCCAACACCGGCGAGGACACCATCGCCGTGTGTACGGCCTGCGAGTTTGCCGCGAACCTGGAAAAGGCCGAGGCCGTGGTTCAGGGCGAAGGCGATGACGGGGAATGCCCGCCCGCGGAAGCGGTTGCCACGCCGGGCAAACACACCGTGGAAGAGGTCGCGGAGTTTCTCGGAGTCGACCCCCAGGCCATTTTGAAGACCCTGCTCTACGAAGCCGACGGTCGCCCCGTGGCAGCCTTGGTGCGCGGGGACCGGGAGCTGAACGAAATCAAGCTGAAGAACGTTTTGAACGCCAACGAGCTGAACCTGGCCACGCCGGAGCAAGTCCAGGCCTGGACCGGTGCGCCGGTGGGCTTTGCCGGGCCGGTGGATCTGCATGTGGACGCCATCTGGGCGGACCGGGAAGTGGGCCTGCGCCGGGACTGGATCGTCGGGGCCAACAAGGCCGACGCCCATTTGCGGCATGTGGACCTGACCCGGGACGCCGTCATTGCCGGATACGTGGATCTGCGCCAGGTCACGGCCCAGGATCCCTGTCCGCGCTGCGGAGCGGCCCTGGAACTGCCCAAGGGCATCGAAGTGGGGCACGTGTTCAAGCTGGGCACCAAGTACAGCGAGGCCATGGGGGCGCGGTACCTGGACGAAAACGGCAAGGAACAACTGATCATCATGGGGTGCTACGGCATCGGCGTCAGCCGGATCATGGCCGCCTGCCTGGAGCAGAATCACGACGACAACGGCGCCCAGTTTCCGCCGCCCATCGCGCCCTTTCAAATCGAGCTGATCCTCCTGGGCGGCAAGAATCCGGAACTGGTGCAACAGGCCGTGGACCTGCACGACCGCCTGGAATCCATGGGCTTCGAAGTGCTCCTGGACGACCGGGATGAACGGCCCGGCGTGAAGTTCAAGGACGCCGACCTGATAGGCATCCCCGGCCAGCTCATCCTGGGCGAAAAAGGCGTGGCCCGAGGCGTCCTGGAAGCCAAAAACCGCAAGACCGGAGAACGCACGGAACTGGCTCTGGACGACCTGGAAAATCAGGTCCGGTCATGGTGGCGGGGGATTTTGAAGGATTGGGACCTGTCAGTGCACTGA
- the ispG gene encoding flavodoxin-dependent (E)-4-hydroxy-3-methylbut-2-enyl-diphosphate synthase has protein sequence MTTSPSDLTPRRRPTRTIALGGVTLGGAHPVRVQSMTNTDTRDAEATLAQIDRLAEAGCEFVRLAVPDEAAAGVLPRIQAAAPVPLIADIHFDHRLALRALEAGLQGLRINPGNIGSKANVDRVVDAAKAHEACIRIGVNGGSLEKELLHRYGGATPEAMVASALGHAALLEQRGFDNFKISLKSSSVPRTVAAYRLLAEKLDCPLHIGITEAGTLLRGAVKSGVGLGILLWEGLGDTLRVSLTADPVLEVRAAWEILRSLGLRRRGPEIISCPTCGRTEIDLQDLAEEVERRLDGVTEVFTVAVMGCVVNGPGEAREADIGLAGGRDCGLIFRRGEILRKVRGRDELLPEFLRELDAFLAERSTTRTLNPEP, from the coding sequence ATGACCACCTCGCCCTCTGATCTCACTCCCCGTCGCCGCCCCACGCGGACCATCGCCCTGGGCGGCGTAACCCTGGGCGGTGCGCATCCGGTCCGGGTCCAGAGCATGACCAACACGGACACCCGGGACGCGGAAGCGACCTTGGCCCAGATCGACCGGCTGGCCGAGGCCGGGTGCGAGTTCGTCCGTCTGGCCGTGCCGGACGAGGCGGCCGCGGGGGTTTTACCGCGAATCCAGGCCGCCGCCCCGGTGCCGCTGATCGCGGACATCCACTTCGACCATCGTTTGGCCCTGAGGGCCTTGGAAGCCGGGCTGCAAGGGCTGCGCATCAATCCCGGGAATATCGGTTCCAAGGCCAATGTGGACCGGGTGGTGGATGCGGCCAAGGCTCACGAAGCGTGCATCCGGATCGGCGTGAACGGCGGCTCCCTGGAAAAGGAATTGTTACACCGCTACGGCGGGGCCACTCCCGAGGCCATGGTCGCCAGCGCCCTGGGCCACGCGGCTCTGTTGGAGCAGCGCGGCTTCGACAATTTCAAGATCTCCCTGAAATCTTCCTCAGTCCCTCGGACCGTGGCCGCTTATCGCCTTCTGGCCGAAAAGCTGGACTGCCCGCTGCACATCGGGATCACCGAAGCCGGGACACTGCTCCGGGGCGCGGTGAAATCCGGCGTGGGTTTGGGCATCCTGCTCTGGGAAGGACTGGGGGACACCCTGCGGGTCTCCCTGACCGCGGACCCGGTCCTGGAGGTCCGCGCGGCCTGGGAAATCCTGCGCAGCCTGGGCCTGCGCCGGCGCGGCCCGGAAATCATCTCCTGCCCCACCTGCGGCCGGACCGAAATCGACCTCCAGGACCTGGCCGAAGAGGTGGAGCGCCGCCTGGACGGCGTGACCGAGGTCTTCACCGTGGCCGTAATGGGCTGCGTGGTCAACGGCCCCGGCGAGGCCAGGGAAGCGGACATCGGCTTGGCCGGGGGCCGGGACTGCGGCCTGATCTTCCGCCGCGGCGAAATCCTGCGCAAGGTCCGCGGCCGGGACGAGTTGCTACCGGAATTTTTGCGCGAACTGGATGCGTTTTTGGCGGAGCGATCAACGACTCGAACCCTGAATCCTGAACCTTGA
- a CDS encoding substrate-binding domain-containing protein, whose protein sequence is MISKPRLGLMMRCSLLLLAFILAPGCERGEDVRAVDFTKTVTIASPPDQPVGRQILRTAVGAMISPKETHEIYLQLLAYISTKMDMELEFVQRKTYAEVNELLGLQELDLAFICSGPYALGREEHGFDLLATPIVQGDHHYYSYLIVNQDSPFQSLEDLRGKTFAFTDPHSNTGRLVPTYWLALMGERPETFFRDVIYTYSHDNSIQAVAERLVDGAAVDNLIWDYYALKNPVHTSQTRIIKRSDPFGIPPVVVAKSMPEDVVRRIRELLLTMHQDPEGAVILDELLIERFVRADDAWYASIQELHDTVSMAREPDNP, encoded by the coding sequence ATGATCAGCAAACCACGGCTTGGCCTTATGATGCGATGCAGCCTGCTGCTTTTGGCGTTTATCCTGGCTCCCGGCTGCGAGCGCGGCGAGGATGTCCGGGCCGTGGACTTCACCAAGACCGTGACCATTGCTTCCCCGCCGGATCAGCCCGTGGGCCGCCAGATTCTGCGCACGGCGGTGGGGGCCATGATTTCGCCCAAGGAGACCCACGAAATATATCTCCAACTCCTGGCCTACATCAGCACGAAGATGGACATGGAGCTGGAGTTCGTCCAGCGCAAAACCTACGCCGAGGTGAACGAGCTTCTGGGGCTTCAGGAACTGGATCTGGCCTTTATTTGCTCCGGTCCGTACGCTCTGGGCCGGGAGGAGCACGGGTTCGATCTCCTGGCCACCCCGATCGTTCAGGGGGATCACCATTACTACTCCTATCTGATCGTCAACCAGGACAGCCCGTTTCAGTCCCTGGAAGACCTGCGCGGCAAGACCTTCGCCTTTACGGATCCGCATTCCAATACCGGTCGATTGGTCCCGACGTATTGGCTGGCCTTGATGGGCGAGCGGCCGGAGACGTTTTTTCGGGACGTAATCTATACCTACAGCCATGACAATTCCATCCAGGCCGTGGCCGAGAGGCTGGTGGACGGAGCCGCGGTGGACAATCTGATCTGGGACTACTACGCCCTGAAAAACCCCGTCCACACGTCCCAAACCCGGATCATCAAGCGGTCCGATCCCTTCGGCATTCCTCCCGTGGTGGTGGCCAAGTCCATGCCCGAAGATGTGGTTCGGCGCATCCGGGAGCTGCTCCTGACCATGCACCAGGACCCCGAAGGCGCGGTCATTTTGGACGAACTGTTGATCGAACGATTCGTCCGTGCCGATGACGCCTGGTATGCATCCATCCAGGAGCTGCATGACACGGTGAGCATGGCGCGGGAGCCCGACAATCCATGA